One part of the Amphiura filiformis chromosome 5, Afil_fr2py, whole genome shotgun sequence genome encodes these proteins:
- the LOC140153068 gene encoding glucosamine 6-phosphate N-acetyltransferase-like, protein MENGLADIKMFDSKLLQELDFERKCKVTFDPVISPSNPGESLVMRPLSLGDYDRGIIQLLGQLTEMGDISREKFTERFNNMKKDGYYYVIVIEDTQTNQVIASATVIMEQKIIRQCSLKGRIEEVVVNENYRGKQLGKLLVSTLILLSEHLGAYKTVLETNEKTIPFYKKIWF, encoded by the exons ATGGAG AATGGACTCGCAGACATCAAGATGTTTGACTCGAAACTGTTACAAGAGCTTGATTTTGAGAGGAAGTGTaaggtgacctttgaccctgtgATCAGTCCATCAAATCCAGGAGAGTCACTTGTAATGAGGCCATTATCTTTAGGAGATTATGACAGAG GTATCATTCAATTGCTAGGTCAGCTGACAGAAATGGGAGATATATCAAGAGAAAAGTTCACAG aGAGATTCAATAATATGAAAAAGGATGGTTACTATTATGTAATTGTCATAGAGGATACACAAACAAATCAAGTTATTGCTTCAGCAACTGTAATCATGGAACAGAAAATTATAAGGCAGTGCTCACTG AAAGGAAGAATAGAGGAAGTTGTGGTGAATGAAAATTACAGGGGAAAACAGCTGGGAAAATT GCTGGTTTCTACCTTGATATTACTTAGTGAACATCTAGGTGCGTACAAGACAGTACTTGAAACCAATGAAAAGACCATACCATTCTACAAAAAAATTTGGTTTTGA